From one Candidatus Omnitrophota bacterium genomic stretch:
- the carB gene encoding carbamoyl-phosphate synthase large subunit has protein sequence MPKRNDIHKILIIGSGPIIIGQACEFDYSGTQACRALKEEGYEVVLVNSNPATIMTDPETADKTYIEPLTVESLERIIKKEKPDGLLPNLGGQTGLNLSSSLNKAGILEKYGVDIIGVKSDTIERGEDRIAFKETMNRLGVPMAKSEPCHSVEEAEKIAEQLGYPVVLRPAYTLGGTGGGIAYNVEELRTIVTRGLAASLVHQVLVEESVLGWEELELEVVRDEKGQKITVCFIENIDPMGVHTGDSFCSAPMLTVSEKLQKKLQDVAYKIVDAIGVVGGTNVQFAHNAEDDRLVVIEINPRTSRSSALASKATGFPIARISTKLAAGLTMDEIPYWKEGTLEKYEPSGDYVVIKFARWAFEKFPQAKDVLGTQMKAVGEVMSIGKTFKEAFQKSIRSLEIKRYGLGGAKDFSDLPVDEIRHRLSPPSSERIFLMYEALRKGISPEDLHEVTSIHPWFINEMKELADFEIDMAKIGWDGVTDDMLAKAKEWGFSDRYLAGLFKVDEKKIRKRRLKIGKVARYEAVPVSGVENAAYYYSTYSCGEDNVPVDKNRKIMILGGGPNRIGQGIEFDYTCVHAAFALREKGFETIMVNCNPETVSTDYDTSDKLYFEPLTVEDVMAIYEKEKPEGVIVQFGGQTPLNIAQELKDNGVKILGTSPESIHFAEDREHFREKMIELGIPQPESGIARSLDEAIKIAKNIGFPLMVRPSYVLGGRGMEIIYDEESLTKYATEAIKVSPEHPMLIDRFLESATEAEVDALSDGKETFIASVMEHIELAGVHSGDSACSIPSRTIKPEHLKKIEEYTSAIAKELKVVGLINIQYAICDDVVYILEANPRASRTVPLVSKVAGVPIARIATELMIGEKLSKYDDLKSMKPKFYGVKEAVFPFNMFPEVDPLLGPEMRATGEVMGAADTFEYAFYKAQEATGAKLPIEGNVLLTVADKDKPFLVPIARKIKDLGLNIYATKGTREHLISNGIDCVEVKKLYEGRPNITDALKNDEIHMVINTPIGKDSKYDDSYIRMAAIQRKTPYVTSIAAAEASVAGIEAIKKNRDMVPKALQEYHG, from the coding sequence ATGCCAAAACGAAATGATATCCATAAGATTCTGATAATAGGCTCGGGGCCGATAATCATAGGGCAGGCCTGTGAATTCGATTACTCAGGTACGCAGGCATGCAGGGCCCTCAAGGAAGAAGGGTATGAAGTGGTACTGGTCAATTCAAACCCCGCGACGATAATGACCGACCCGGAAACCGCCGATAAGACCTACATCGAACCGCTTACCGTGGAAAGCCTCGAAAGGATAATCAAAAAAGAAAAACCCGACGGGCTGTTGCCCAATCTGGGCGGCCAGACCGGTCTTAACCTTTCATCCAGTCTCAACAAGGCCGGCATACTCGAAAAATACGGGGTAGATATCATCGGTGTCAAATCCGATACGATAGAAAGGGGAGAGGATCGTATCGCTTTCAAGGAGACAATGAACAGGCTGGGGGTTCCGATGGCCAAGTCGGAACCGTGCCATTCTGTCGAGGAAGCCGAGAAGATCGCCGAACAGCTCGGTTACCCGGTGGTTCTGCGCCCTGCGTATACTCTCGGCGGCACAGGTGGCGGGATAGCTTATAACGTTGAGGAGCTGAGGACGATAGTGACACGCGGTCTGGCTGCAAGTCTCGTGCATCAGGTGCTGGTCGAGGAGTCGGTCCTGGGCTGGGAAGAGCTGGAACTGGAAGTAGTAAGGGACGAGAAGGGCCAAAAAATAACGGTCTGCTTTATCGAGAACATAGACCCCATGGGGGTGCATACAGGGGACAGTTTCTGTTCGGCCCCGATGCTGACGGTGTCCGAGAAACTCCAGAAGAAGCTGCAGGATGTCGCTTACAAGATCGTTGATGCTATTGGAGTTGTGGGGGGGACCAACGTTCAGTTCGCGCACAATGCCGAGGACGATAGGCTGGTGGTCATAGAGATAAATCCCCGTACCTCCAGGTCTTCCGCGCTTGCTTCTAAGGCGACGGGGTTTCCCATCGCCCGCATATCCACAAAACTCGCAGCCGGCCTGACCATGGATGAGATACCCTACTGGAAAGAGGGCACTCTGGAAAAATATGAACCCAGCGGGGATTATGTGGTGATCAAGTTCGCCCGGTGGGCCTTTGAGAAATTCCCTCAGGCCAAGGATGTTCTGGGGACCCAGATGAAGGCCGTCGGTGAAGTGATGAGCATAGGCAAGACCTTCAAGGAAGCTTTCCAGAAGTCTATACGTTCGCTTGAGATTAAACGATACGGGCTTGGCGGGGCGAAGGATTTCAGCGATCTTCCTGTTGATGAGATAAGGCACAGGCTTTCGCCTCCTTCAAGTGAGCGCATCTTTTTAATGTATGAGGCTCTGCGCAAAGGCATAAGCCCTGAAGACCTGCACGAAGTGACTTCGATACATCCATGGTTCATCAACGAGATGAAAGAGCTTGCCGATTTCGAGATTGACATGGCCAAGATTGGCTGGGACGGTGTGACTGACGATATGCTGGCCAAGGCCAAAGAGTGGGGTTTTTCCGACAGGTATCTCGCGGGGCTGTTTAAGGTGGATGAGAAAAAGATAAGGAAAAGAAGGCTAAAAATAGGCAAGGTCGCCCGTTATGAAGCAGTACCGGTAAGCGGTGTGGAGAACGCAGCCTATTATTATTCCACTTACAGCTGCGGTGAAGACAATGTTCCCGTGGACAAGAACAGGAAGATCATGATCCTGGGTGGTGGGCCTAACCGGATAGGGCAGGGAATAGAGTTCGATTATACCTGTGTGCATGCGGCTTTCGCCTTGCGGGAGAAAGGATTTGAAACCATCATGGTCAACTGTAATCCGGAAACGGTATCAACGGATTACGATACTTCGGACAAACTTTACTTTGAACCGTTGACCGTTGAGGATGTAATGGCTATATACGAAAAGGAGAAGCCCGAGGGTGTCATCGTGCAGTTCGGAGGACAGACGCCTCTTAACATAGCGCAGGAGCTCAAAGATAACGGCGTGAAGATCCTGGGTACTTCCCCCGAGAGCATTCATTTCGCCGAAGACAGGGAGCACTTTCGGGAAAAGATGATAGAGTTGGGAATACCGCAACCGGAGAGCGGGATCGCAAGATCCCTGGATGAAGCGATTAAGATAGCCAAAAATATCGGGTTTCCTCTTATGGTGAGGCCTTCTTACGTACTGGGCGGTAGGGGTATGGAAATAATCTATGACGAAGAATCCCTTACAAAATATGCAACCGAAGCGATAAAGGTCAGTCCGGAGCACCCGATGCTCATAGACAGGTTCCTCGAAAGCGCCACCGAGGCGGAAGTGGATGCTCTATCAGACGGGAAGGAGACCTTTATAGCGTCGGTGATGGAACACATAGAACTTGCCGGCGTGCATTCGGGCGATTCGGCCTGTTCTATCCCGAGCCGCACTATCAAGCCGGAACATCTCAAGAAAATCGAAGAATATACCAGCGCGATAGCCAAAGAGCTCAAGGTGGTCGGTCTGATAAACATACAGTATGCCATATGCGACGATGTCGTTTATATACTTGAAGCTAATCCCCGGGCTTCCCGTACGGTGCCGCTGGTATCGAAAGTGGCCGGGGTGCCGATAGCCCGTATCGCCACGGAGCTGATGATAGGTGAGAAGCTGAGCAAGTATGACGACTTGAAGAGCATGAAGCCCAAATTCTACGGCGTGAAGGAAGCGGTCTTTCCGTTCAATATGTTCCCCGAGGTGGATCCGCTTCTTGGGCCGGAGATGAGGGCGACAGGCGAAGTGATGGGAGCGGCCGATACTTTTGAATACGCTTTCTACAAAGCCCAGGAGGCCACTGGTGCCAAGCTGCCAATAGAGGGGAACGTGCTTCTGACGGTGGCAGATAAAGATAAACCGTTCCTTGTTCCGATAGCCAGGAAGATCAAGGATCTCGGTCTGAATATCTACGCTACCAAGGGAACACGCGAGCACCTCATCAGCAACGGCATAGATTGTGTCGAGGTAAAGAAGCTGTATGAGGGCAGACCTAATATAACAGACGCCCTCAAGAACGATGAGATACATATGGTCATAAATACGCCCATAGGCAAGGACAGCAAATACGACGATAGCTATATACGCATGGCTGCCATACAGCGCAAGACACCGTATGTCACGTCCATCGCGGCTGCTGAGGCAAGTGTCGCGGGCATAGAAGCGATCAAGAAGAACAGGGATATGGTGCCCAAGGCTCTCCAGGAGTACCACGGGTAA